Genomic segment of Rhodocaloribacter litoris:
CACCCCGTCGGCCCCGCCGAGCAGCGCCAGGTCCGGGCGGTCATTCACGATGAAGAGCGCAGGCGACGGCCCGGTCAGGGCGGCGATCTCCCGGATCTGTTCGAGCATGTGCCGGGCCGGTGCCGCTTTCTCCCGATACTGGATCATGTGCACGCCGGCGGACAGGGCCCGTTCGGCCAGCTCCCGGTGCGTGTAGCGCTGCTGCGTGTGCGTGTCGGTGATCAGATAAACCCCGCGCAATGGGTTCTTCATGCGTATCGCCGTGCCTCGTTTCGAAAAACTCCGTGCCTTTTCCCCGTATCGCCGGCTCCCTCACAGCGTTCCCAGCACCGCCCGCCACGCCCGGACCTGATCCTCGACGGACGCCGCTCCGAGCACGGACGAGATGCCGGCGATGCCTGCGGCCCCGGCGTCCAGGCAGGCCCGTGCCCGTGCCGGCGTGACGCCACCGACGGCCAGGACGGGAATGTCCACCGCGGCCACGACCGCCCGGAGCCGGTCCAGCCCCTGGGGCGCGCCGTATTTCCGCTTCGAGGGGGTGGCATAGACCGGCCCGAACAGCAGGAAGGTGGCGCCGTCCTCCCGGGCCCGCCGCGCCGCCTCGACGGAATGCACGCTCACGCACACCCGGAGTGCGGGCGCCAGGGCACACACATCGGACGGCCGGAGGCCCGCTTCCGGGCAATGCACCCCGTCGGCGCCGGCGGCCAGCGCCACATCGAGGCGATCGTTGACGAAAAACAGGGCGCCGTGCGCCGCCGTCACCGCCCGGAGGTCCTTCGCCAGCGCGTAGAGCGCACGCCCCGGCAGGTCTTTCTCCCGGAGCTGCACTGCCCGGATCCCGCTCCGGCAGGCCCGGTCCACCACCTCGACGAGCGGCCGCCCCCGTGTGCGCTTGCGGTCGGTGATCAGATAATACGAAAAACCCGGCCCCTGCATCACACGCTGCCGGCCAGTTCGATGCGGCCCTCCATGGGGGTGGACGCCCGGGCATACAGCCGGCGGGGGATCCGCCCCGCCTCGTAGGCCAGGCGCCCGGCCTCGACCGCCTTCCGCATCGCCTCCG
This window contains:
- the thiE gene encoding thiamine phosphate synthase encodes the protein MQGPGFSYYLITDRKRTRGRPLVEVVDRACRSGIRAVQLREKDLPGRALYALAKDLRAVTAAHGALFFVNDRLDVALAAGADGVHCPEAGLRPSDVCALAPALRVCVSVHSVEAARRAREDGATFLLFGPVYATPSKRKYGAPQGLDRLRAVVAAVDIPVLAVGGVTPARARACLDAGAAGIAGISSVLGAASVEDQVRAWRAVLGTL